In the genome of Candidatus Reidiella endopervernicosa, one region contains:
- a CDS encoding pyridoxal phosphate-dependent aminotransferase, with protein sequence MSVKLSDRVQRVKPSPTLAVTAKAAELRAAGKDIIGLGAGEPDFDTPEHIKAAAVEAISNGFTKYTAVDGTPSLKKAIVDKFARDNSFDYTPEQVLVSCGGKQSYFNLCQALLNSGDEVIIPAPYWVSYPDMALLADGKPVIVSAGQDQNFKITPEQLEAAITPRTKLFTLNSPSNPTGVAYTRAELEALGKVLEGHPEIIIAVDDMYEHILWSDEPFCNLLNACPALYDRTVVMNGVSKAYSMTGWRIGYAAGPVDLIKAMKKVQSQSTSNPTSISQVAAQAAIEGDQGCIAPMLEAFKARHDYVVERLNQMKGVECVKSDGTFYAFPSFQEVIDGLDDIDDDVALAEILLNEAGVALVPGSAFGAPGHLRLSFATSKENLQQALDRIASYLDGINS encoded by the coding sequence TTGAGCGTGAAACTTTCTGATCGAGTACAACGGGTCAAACCCTCCCCCACACTCGCTGTTACTGCAAAGGCGGCTGAACTAAGAGCTGCTGGTAAGGACATTATCGGCCTTGGCGCAGGCGAACCTGACTTCGATACGCCTGAGCACATTAAGGCTGCCGCAGTTGAGGCGATTAGCAATGGATTCACCAAATACACAGCGGTCGATGGCACCCCTAGCCTGAAAAAAGCGATTGTCGATAAATTCGCGCGCGACAACAGCTTTGACTACACCCCTGAACAGGTACTGGTCTCCTGTGGTGGCAAACAGAGTTACTTCAACCTCTGTCAGGCGCTGCTCAACAGCGGTGATGAAGTGATCATTCCGGCCCCCTACTGGGTCTCATACCCCGATATGGCACTGCTGGCCGACGGTAAACCAGTCATTGTTTCCGCCGGACAGGATCAAAACTTCAAAATCACACCTGAGCAGCTAGAAGCGGCGATCACCCCACGCACCAAGCTCTTCACCCTCAACAGCCCCTCAAACCCGACCGGCGTCGCCTATACACGTGCCGAGCTGGAAGCGCTAGGCAAGGTACTCGAGGGACACCCCGAGATCATCATCGCCGTTGACGACATGTATGAGCACATCCTCTGGAGTGACGAACCGTTCTGCAATCTACTCAACGCCTGCCCCGCCCTCTATGATCGTACAGTCGTGATGAATGGCGTCTCCAAGGCCTATTCAATGACGGGCTGGCGCATCGGCTACGCCGCAGGTCCAGTCGATCTGATCAAGGCGATGAAGAAGGTCCAGTCGCAGAGCACCTCCAATCCCACCTCAATCTCACAGGTCGCCGCACAGGCAGCCATCGAGGGTGATCAGGGCTGTATCGCACCGATGCTGGAGGCGTTCAAGGCACGCCACGACTATGTGGTAGAACGCCTCAACCAGATGAAGGGCGTTGAGTGTGTCAAATCAGATGGCACCTTCTACGCTTTTCCTAGTTTTCAAGAGGTAATCGATGGACTGGATGATATCGACGATGATGTCGCCCTGGCTGAGATACTGCTGAATGAAGCGGGAGTGGCCCTGGTACCTGGCTCCGCCTTTGGTGCCCCAGGCCATCTGCGCCTCTCATTTGCTACCAGCAAAGAGAATCTGCAGCAGGCGCTTGATCGTATCGCCAGCTATCTGGATGGTATCAACAGCTAA
- a CDS encoding ComEA family DNA-binding protein → MEVVMYLLRRALLIFICGLLPFAGVFASVDINTASAEEMAKAISGVGIQKATLIVKYREQHGAFKNIEQLARIKGIGSKTIERNRDVLSVGESKN, encoded by the coding sequence ATGGAGGTTGTTATGTATCTATTGCGTCGTGCACTGTTAATTTTCATCTGTGGACTGCTTCCCTTTGCGGGAGTGTTTGCATCCGTCGATATCAATACCGCTTCTGCGGAAGAGATGGCTAAGGCGATTAGTGGGGTTGGTATCCAGAAGGCCACATTAATTGTTAAGTATCGTGAGCAGCATGGTGCTTTCAAAAACATCGAACAGCTCGCCAGGATCAAGGGCATCGGTTCTAAGACGATTGAGAGAAATCGTGATGTGTTGAGTGTTGGTGAATCGAAGAACTAA
- the pyrF gene encoding orotidine-5'-phosphate decarboxylase, with the protein MGPRVVVALDYPEAKQALDFVGRIDPTQCRLKVGKELFTLAGPQLVETLVAKGFDVFLDLKFHDIPNTVANACRAASKLGVWMMNIHALGGRRMMEAAREAVETSGSRRPHLIAVTILTSHSEEELGEIGLSGSPAENVVRLANLAQSAGVDGVVCSAQESSVLRAELGNDFMLVTPGIRPASAAVNDQKRIMTPEDAIAAGSSYLVIGRPITAAEDPAGVLLTINSAIGAI; encoded by the coding sequence ATGGGACCACGTGTTGTTGTGGCGCTCGACTATCCAGAGGCGAAGCAGGCGCTCGATTTTGTTGGGCGTATAGATCCAACCCAGTGTCGGCTAAAGGTTGGTAAAGAGCTCTTTACCCTGGCTGGTCCGCAATTGGTTGAAACGCTCGTTGCAAAGGGTTTTGACGTCTTTCTCGATCTGAAATTTCATGACATTCCAAATACCGTCGCCAATGCTTGTCGAGCCGCATCTAAGCTGGGTGTCTGGATGATGAATATTCATGCTTTGGGTGGACGCCGAATGATGGAGGCGGCTCGTGAAGCGGTTGAGACGAGCGGGTCACGTCGTCCACATCTGATCGCTGTCACCATTCTGACTAGTCATAGCGAGGAGGAGCTGGGCGAAATTGGGCTTAGTGGTTCGCCAGCCGAAAACGTCGTCAGGCTGGCCAATCTGGCGCAATCTGCAGGTGTCGATGGTGTTGTCTGTTCCGCTCAAGAGAGTAGTGTGTTGCGCGCAGAGCTGGGCAATGATTTTATGCTGGTAACCCCGGGTATCAGACCTGCGTCAGCCGCAGTGAATGACCAGAAACGGATTATGACGCCGGAGGATGCGATTGCAGCAGGCTCAAGCTATCTGGTGATTGGTCGTCCAATTACAGCGGCTGAAGACCCGGCGGGCGTTTTGCTTACAATAAATTCAGCAATTGGCGCTATTTGA